In Alteribacter lacisalsi, a genomic segment contains:
- a CDS encoding EcsC family protein codes for MGYEEKVAREVARFERKVYKSPSITGRTARKWQKKINAKIPEKVHQTVAESVRHMVQATLAGSAYLSVQALIRHETLEKREELLEQRKIRYKRTAAVEGAGTGAGGILLGMADFPLLLSIKMKFLFDAAKIYGYDTEDPRERLFLLHIFQLAFSKEEARIRAFDRIVYWEKEREALRGMHPHITSVDWKAFQLEYRDFIDLPKTLQLIPGFGAIVGAWANYHFLDLLAENAKNAFRKRWLLEGRLNQAGT; via the coding sequence ATGGGATATGAGGAAAAAGTGGCCCGTGAAGTGGCCCGCTTTGAACGAAAGGTGTATAAGTCACCGTCCATAACCGGCAGAACGGCACGAAAATGGCAGAAGAAGATCAATGCAAAAATACCTGAAAAAGTTCATCAGACGGTCGCAGAGAGCGTCAGGCATATGGTACAGGCGACTCTTGCCGGTTCCGCCTATCTGTCGGTTCAGGCATTAATTCGCCACGAAACCCTGGAAAAACGGGAAGAGCTGCTTGAACAGAGAAAAATAAGGTATAAACGCACAGCAGCAGTTGAGGGAGCCGGCACCGGTGCAGGGGGAATTCTCCTTGGCATGGCTGACTTTCCTCTTCTGCTAAGTATAAAAATGAAGTTTCTGTTTGATGCAGCAAAAATCTACGGATATGATACTGAGGACCCCCGGGAAAGGCTGTTTCTTCTTCACATCTTTCAGCTCGCTTTTTCAAAAGAGGAAGCAAGGATCCGGGCATTTGATCGGATTGTGTATTGGGAAAAGGAGCGGGAGGCTCTCAGGGGAATGCATCCGCATATTACATCGGTTGACTGGAAGGCATTTCAGCTTGAGTACCGTGACTTTATCGATCTCCCGAAAACGCTCCAGTTAATTCCTGGTTTTGGTGCCATAGTAGGAGCGTGGGCAAATTATCATTTCCTTGATCTGCTTGCGGAAAATGCAAAAAATGCCTTTCGGAAGCGGTGGCTTCTGGAAGGCAGACTCAATCAGGCCGGTACCTAG
- a CDS encoding ABC transporter ATP-binding protein gives MDNVLEVSALTGGYQRSKPVLHGVTFSVKPHEIVGLIGLNGAGKSTTIKHVLGLMEPHDGKVRVKGQTMAEDMEAYRSSLAYIPETPLLYEELTLWEHLELTAMAYGIDQDTFKQRAEGLLKEFRMEKMVKWFPSHFSKGMRQKVMIMCAFLVNPKLYVADEPFVGLDPLGIKSFLDHMTKMKEKGCGILMSTHILATAEKYCDRFILLHEGRIVVQGTMEELQSEMNLPGADLDDIYVAVTEAGRHG, from the coding sequence ATGGATAATGTTCTTGAAGTATCCGCTTTGACAGGCGGCTATCAGCGGAGCAAGCCGGTGCTTCACGGTGTCACATTTTCGGTGAAGCCCCATGAGATTGTTGGTTTGATCGGGCTCAATGGAGCCGGGAAAAGTACGACAATTAAGCACGTGCTCGGTCTGATGGAACCACATGACGGCAAGGTGCGCGTCAAAGGGCAGACAATGGCAGAAGATATGGAAGCTTACAGAAGCAGCCTTGCCTATATACCGGAAACACCGCTGCTTTACGAGGAACTTACACTGTGGGAGCACCTTGAACTCACAGCAATGGCTTATGGAATCGACCAGGATACATTTAAACAGCGTGCGGAAGGTCTGTTAAAGGAATTCCGGATGGAGAAAATGGTGAAATGGTTTCCGAGCCACTTTTCAAAGGGAATGCGCCAAAAGGTGATGATCATGTGTGCATTTCTCGTAAATCCCAAGCTCTACGTGGCGGATGAACCGTTTGTCGGACTCGATCCGCTTGGAATCAAATCGTTTTTGGATCATATGACGAAAATGAAAGAAAAAGGGTGCGGCATCCTGATGTCCACGCATATTCTTGCCACAGCTGAAAAATACTGCGACCGTTTTATTCTTCTGCATGAGGGACGGATCGTGGTTCAGGGAACGATGGAGGAGCTGCAAAGCGAGATGAATCTGCCTGGCGCGGACCTGGATGACATTTACGTTGCGGTAACAGAGGCAGGACGCCATGGGTAA
- a CDS encoding ABC transporter permease has protein sequence MGNVQELWQKRRADYWEMAVRYLRLIANSGFLFTLYLLFIFGSYYYGEFLMWLPEDFPVVWVFIALFTWLVTRGRVRTFVREADLVYLPPLESRMKPYFRSSILYSWMMETFWIALPLLVMAPLFFHRISDSGSLLITILVMLSALKLWNLASGFEEQRFQDNSKVAGHTIIRTVLNFSAVLAMFTMQPVWVLGGLAALLTVLYVFYFNKVNRTHSVKWERLARIEDNTVMTFYRIANSFTDVPRLKMSIRPRSYLNSLFQMVPFEQKNTYLYMYTRSFVRSNDYFGIFVRLTLLGMLFLYVVTLSWGLWLIAALFVYMTAIQLKTLKGHYKTNQIIDLYPVALKHKEEGHRKLVWLLLLVQVFAFTLLTGGIHGWADGAIVAGIGIFLALFYDRFSRKREVRTAQ, from the coding sequence ATGGGTAACGTGCAGGAACTGTGGCAAAAACGCCGCGCAGATTACTGGGAGATGGCTGTCAGATACCTCCGTCTGATTGCGAATAGCGGTTTCCTGTTTACACTCTACCTGCTGTTTATTTTCGGAAGCTATTATTACGGTGAATTTCTTATGTGGCTGCCTGAAGACTTTCCGGTCGTCTGGGTCTTCATTGCCCTGTTTACCTGGCTGGTAACGAGAGGCCGCGTCCGAACGTTTGTAAGAGAAGCGGATCTGGTTTACCTGCCGCCGCTGGAAAGCAGAATGAAGCCCTATTTCCGATCTTCCATTCTGTACAGCTGGATGATGGAGACGTTCTGGATTGCCCTGCCTTTGCTGGTCATGGCCCCGCTCTTTTTCCACCGGATCAGTGATTCCGGCTCATTGCTTATTACCATTCTTGTTATGCTGAGTGCGCTGAAGCTGTGGAACCTTGCATCCGGGTTTGAAGAGCAGCGCTTTCAGGACAACAGTAAAGTGGCAGGTCATACGATCATCCGGACAGTACTCAATTTCAGCGCTGTTCTGGCTATGTTTACGATGCAGCCGGTCTGGGTCCTCGGCGGACTTGCGGCACTGCTCACTGTCCTTTACGTATTTTATTTCAATAAAGTAAACCGGACACACTCCGTAAAGTGGGAGAGACTGGCTCGGATTGAGGACAATACCGTCATGACCTTCTACAGGATCGCAAACTCTTTTACAGACGTACCACGTCTGAAAATGTCCATCCGTCCCCGGTCCTACCTGAACAGTCTGTTTCAGATGGTACCGTTTGAGCAGAAAAACACCTATTTATACATGTACACCCGCTCGTTTGTAAGATCAAACGACTACTTCGGGATATTTGTAAGGCTGACTCTGCTCGGCATGCTGTTTCTATATGTGGTCACGCTCAGCTGGGGACTGTGGCTTATTGCCGCCCTGTTTGTTTACATGACAGCGATTCAGCTCAAAACCCTTAAAGGGCACTATAAAACAAACCAGATCATCGATCTGTACCCGGTCGCTCTGAAGCACAAAGAAGAGGGACACCGGAAGCTGGTCTGGCTGCTCCTTCTTGTGCAGGTGTTCGCGTTTACTCTTCTCACAGGCGGTATCCATGGATGGGCTGATGGGGCGATTGTTGCTGGAATCGGGATATTTCTCGCGCTGTTTTATGACCGCTTCTCCAGAAAACGTGAAGTTCGGACGGCGCAGTGA
- a CDS encoding M20 family metallopeptidase has product MNQLYSALENYYDEMVEIRRYLHQYPELSFQEVHTPHYIANYHEKLGLEVRKNVGKRGVVARLEGSHPGPTVALRADFDALPIQDAKDVPYKSTVPGVMHACGHDGHTATLLVLAKAMSEQKDELHGTIVFIHQHAEEQAPGGAIAMINDGCLDDVDVVFGTHLWAVAPTGKIQYNEGPLMAAADRFELDIQGKGGHGAEPHDTKDAIVIGSQLVQSLQQIVSRRTAPLDSAVVSIGSFEAKNAFNVIADKAKLIGTVRTFDPAVQKLIKDEIQRIADGTALSTGSSISLTYEKGYPAVVNHADEARLVASTLAEIDAVEEVEHRRPIMGGEDFSYYLQHRKGAFFFTGAQHPDVKEPFPHHHPNFDFDERAMLIAGKSLAALALQYVGADAKVSV; this is encoded by the coding sequence ATGAACCAGCTTTACAGCGCTCTTGAAAACTATTACGACGAGATGGTGGAGATCCGCCGCTATCTGCACCAGTATCCTGAACTATCCTTTCAGGAAGTTCACACGCCTCATTACATTGCAAACTATCACGAGAAACTGGGACTTGAAGTAAGAAAAAATGTAGGGAAAAGAGGGGTTGTCGCCCGCCTTGAAGGAAGCCATCCGGGACCAACGGTTGCCCTGCGTGCGGATTTTGATGCACTTCCGATTCAGGATGCAAAGGATGTGCCGTACAAATCAACCGTACCCGGTGTGATGCATGCCTGTGGTCACGACGGCCATACGGCTACCCTGCTTGTTCTGGCAAAAGCAATGAGCGAACAGAAAGATGAGCTGCACGGGACGATTGTATTCATTCACCAGCATGCCGAGGAACAGGCTCCCGGCGGGGCCATTGCCATGATTAATGACGGGTGTCTGGATGATGTGGATGTCGTTTTCGGTACCCATCTGTGGGCCGTAGCACCGACTGGGAAAATCCAGTACAACGAAGGCCCGCTTATGGCAGCAGCCGACCGCTTTGAGCTTGATATACAGGGAAAAGGCGGACACGGAGCCGAACCCCACGACACGAAAGACGCTATTGTCATTGGTTCCCAGCTCGTTCAGTCCCTTCAGCAGATCGTGAGCCGAAGAACAGCGCCCCTTGATTCCGCTGTAGTAAGCATCGGATCATTTGAAGCGAAAAATGCTTTTAATGTGATTGCAGATAAAGCAAAGCTGATCGGAACCGTGCGGACATTTGATCCGGCAGTCCAGAAGCTCATAAAGGATGAAATCCAGCGTATCGCTGACGGAACGGCCCTCAGCACCGGTTCCTCAATTTCCCTGACTTACGAAAAAGGCTATCCGGCTGTTGTAAACCACGCAGACGAAGCCCGTTTGGTTGCTTCCACTCTGGCTGAAATTGATGCAGTAGAAGAAGTGGAACACCGCAGGCCGATTATGGGCGGTGAGGATTTCAGCTATTATCTCCAGCACAGAAAAGGTGCGTTTTTCTTTACAGGCGCCCAGCACCCTGATGTTAAGGAACCGTTCCCTCATCACCATCCGAACTTTGACTTTGATGAGCGCGCCATGCTTATCGCAGGCAAGTCCCTGGCAGCACTGGCGCTGCAGTATGTCGGAGCAGATGCCAAGGTGAGTGTGTAA
- a CDS encoding Ger(x)C family spore germination protein yields MGRITKLVFMLLFALCLLTSCWDRTEIEEIGFVIAAAVTTAESLEDDSEFDIGNDKLALTYQVAIPSRMAGGAEEAQEDRPFYTVKTTERSNFGANRNIPSRRSRLMNYEHLKVVLLEDDLIEKDLLKYALDFFIRDHEMRRNTEVFVVDGDSSNILKEDRPPDPLTGLAIMSTAENEIRDLSMLDIKTISDITNALLNNNNFVVPRLTERQGTSYRIRGGGIFSGDGKFMDWLDDEMTIGYKLLEGNMNNGVVETTLNDEDEKLFVFETSRMTRNITVDTSGPVPSFHVNLKAEGPVVESWIEDEDTVRPEFLNKMEDAVEAYMTDHSTKTAVFMQNELYLDIFGLIEELRIQDHSLWKELKDDWDGPEGIFREVDFSISADVKIRHYMTKERVF; encoded by the coding sequence GTGGGCCGAATCACAAAACTTGTATTCATGCTTCTCTTTGCTCTGTGTCTGCTTACTTCCTGCTGGGACCGTACTGAAATTGAGGAAATCGGCTTTGTGATTGCTGCAGCTGTAACCACCGCGGAATCGCTAGAAGATGACAGCGAATTTGATATTGGGAATGACAAACTAGCGCTAACCTATCAGGTTGCCATCCCGTCCCGGATGGCCGGCGGCGCGGAGGAAGCACAGGAGGACCGTCCGTTTTACACGGTGAAAACGACGGAGCGGTCCAATTTCGGAGCGAACAGGAACATCCCTTCAAGAAGGTCCAGGCTCATGAATTATGAGCATTTAAAAGTTGTTTTACTTGAGGATGATTTGATTGAAAAAGACCTGCTGAAATACGCACTGGACTTTTTTATCCGTGATCATGAAATGCGACGGAATACGGAAGTTTTCGTAGTAGACGGTGATTCGTCGAACATTCTCAAAGAGGATCGGCCGCCGGACCCTCTCACAGGGCTGGCAATTATGAGTACAGCTGAAAATGAGATACGGGATCTTTCCATGCTGGATATAAAAACGATTTCAGACATTACCAATGCCCTCCTTAACAATAATAATTTCGTTGTACCGCGGCTGACCGAAAGGCAGGGAACGTCATACCGGATCAGGGGAGGCGGCATTTTCAGCGGGGACGGCAAGTTTATGGACTGGCTGGATGATGAAATGACGATCGGGTACAAGCTTCTGGAAGGAAACATGAATAACGGGGTAGTTGAAACAACGCTGAATGATGAGGATGAGAAATTGTTTGTTTTTGAAACCTCCCGGATGACACGTAACATTACGGTGGATACTTCAGGACCGGTACCGTCTTTTCACGTGAATTTAAAAGCAGAGGGGCCGGTAGTGGAAAGCTGGATTGAAGATGAAGATACAGTAAGGCCGGAGTTTCTGAACAAGATGGAAGATGCGGTGGAGGCGTATATGACAGACCACAGCACAAAGACAGCGGTGTTCATGCAGAATGAGCTGTACTTGGATATTTTCGGTCTAATCGAAGAGCTCCGCATTCAGGATCACAGTCTCTGGAAGGAACTGAAAGATGACTGGGACGGACCGGAAGGGATTTTCAGGGAAGTGGACTTTTCCATTTCTGCTGATGTGAAAATCCGTCACTATATGACCAAGGAACGAGTGTTTTAG
- a CDS encoding cytochrome c biogenesis CcdA family protein, with protein MTIEEISFLSMWLALFAGIVSFLSPCVFPLVPAYLAQLTGTNISDNQLQADRRLIFSRSIGFIIGFTSIFLLLGASSTMVGRLFVTNQTLLEQLGGIVLVLFGLQLAGVFTLSFLMKEKRYHGPKKTASFFRSILFGLFFAAAWSPCIGLVLGSILSIASTESLWGGMFLLFIYSMGLAIPFLIVSLIYAKSLNKMRNVNRYLPVIQKTSGIIMIVFGILLFTGLFNRISSYLAQYIIL; from the coding sequence ATGACAATCGAAGAAATTAGTTTTCTGTCCATGTGGCTGGCACTGTTTGCCGGAATTGTTTCATTTCTTTCACCATGCGTATTCCCTCTCGTTCCGGCATATCTCGCCCAGCTTACCGGCACCAATATATCCGACAACCAGCTTCAGGCTGATCGGAGGCTGATCTTTTCAAGAAGTATCGGCTTTATTATCGGTTTTACATCCATTTTCCTGCTTCTCGGAGCCTCTTCCACAATGGTGGGCAGGCTTTTTGTGACCAACCAGACTCTGCTCGAACAACTAGGTGGTATAGTGCTCGTGTTATTCGGTCTCCAGTTGGCAGGTGTATTTACCCTCTCTTTTTTAATGAAGGAAAAACGCTATCACGGCCCTAAAAAAACGGCGAGCTTCTTTCGCTCGATACTGTTCGGCCTGTTTTTTGCCGCTGCCTGGTCCCCCTGTATCGGACTGGTACTCGGCTCCATTTTGTCGATAGCTTCTACAGAGTCGTTGTGGGGCGGTATGTTTCTGCTGTTTATCTACTCTATGGGACTGGCAATTCCCTTTCTGATCGTCAGCCTGATTTATGCAAAGTCGCTCAACAAAATGAGAAACGTAAACCGCTACCTGCCTGTGATTCAGAAAACAAGCGGAATCATAATGATTGTGTTCGGAATTCTTTTGTTTACCGGCCTGTTTAACCGGATTTCCAGTTATCTCGCCCAGTATATTATTCTTTAG
- a CDS encoding type 1 glutamine amidotransferase domain-containing protein: MSKIACVMTDMFEDSEYTSPVQEFEGGGHEVMVIGPEAGKEVTGKNGEAKVKTDLAIEDAKPEDYDALFIPGGFSPDILRADDRFVHFARHFMDQDKPVFAICHGPQLLITADVLKDRKVTGFKSIHMDLKHAGADFQDKEVVVCHNLVTSRTPDDLPAFNRESLKLLK; encoded by the coding sequence ATGAGTAAAATTGCATGTGTCATGACCGATATGTTTGAGGATTCGGAGTATACGTCACCAGTCCAGGAATTTGAAGGCGGCGGGCATGAAGTTATGGTGATCGGCCCTGAAGCAGGCAAGGAAGTAACAGGTAAGAACGGTGAAGCGAAGGTGAAAACCGACCTTGCTATTGAAGATGCAAAACCGGAAGATTACGATGCTTTATTTATTCCGGGCGGTTTTTCGCCTGATATCCTCCGGGCCGATGACCGTTTTGTTCATTTTGCCAGGCACTTTATGGATCAGGACAAGCCTGTCTTTGCTATTTGTCACGGACCGCAGCTTCTGATTACCGCTGACGTTTTAAAAGACCGTAAAGTGACCGGTTTTAAATCCATTCACATGGATCTGAAACACGCAGGTGCTGATTTTCAGGATAAAGAGGTTGTGGTCTGCCACAATCTGGTTACGAGCCGGACGCCGGATGATCTGCCGGCATTTAATCGTGAAAGTCTGAAACTGCTGAAGTAA
- a CDS encoding transglycosylase domain-containing protein translates to MAALGITLYISVILYGNYAIDDKKLVMHEASVLTDHEGNEITKLFEENRQIVSKEEIPEHVKEAFIAVEDQRFYQHQGIDFRAIGRALYRDIMAGSAVEGGSTITQQLAKNTFLDHEKTLMRKTKEVLIAVNLERRYSKDDILEMYLNRIYFGQGAHGIEAASRLYFDKSVGDLNAAEGALLAALPKGPNAYSPIENPERSKNRRDLVLSLMERQGYLTADEAVRLQGTAMPTAMHNITDDPAYLTYVDLVLEEAEERYGLTREEVLQGGYTIEVPMNQELQQISYHKFQDPGSFPEDGTERQVEGAMAILDNRTGGAAAVQGGRDYVRQSFNRVTAKRQPGSAFKPPAVYAPALETGNYHPFSLLSDEEGADFNGYAVRNVSGIYAGEMTMYDAMKDSANVPAVALLEEIGILRSKAYLNEQQLDLEENGLAIALGGLDYGVSALELASLYIPFAAGGDYTEPFFITQITDRSGEEMAGRETVRNKVLSEQSAWSMTRMLEAAVDDGTAQAGYYAGGLAGKTGTTSFEGVSGGVRDLWFAGYTPEYTGAVWMGFDRTDEEHYLSDTSAVPTALFKSVLQEASESGVTDALAFEKPEGVDEVDEPIRFVDIGDLEAELTVSWTGTHIELNWTKSEDERLHYNIYEVDGSTLREIGTVQGENTFTVKRVNPFSNHEFVVVPYSPQTDREGPESNRTQANWRLFSQEAS, encoded by the coding sequence ATGGCTGCCCTCGGCATAACACTTTACATTTCTGTTATTCTGTATGGCAATTATGCGATTGATGATAAAAAGCTGGTCATGCACGAAGCGAGTGTACTGACAGATCATGAAGGAAATGAAATTACGAAACTGTTTGAGGAAAACAGGCAGATTGTGAGTAAGGAAGAAATACCCGAACATGTGAAAGAAGCCTTTATTGCTGTTGAGGACCAGCGTTTTTATCAGCACCAGGGAATTGATTTCCGTGCGATCGGACGGGCCCTGTACAGAGACATTATGGCCGGCAGTGCCGTCGAGGGAGGAAGTACAATTACTCAGCAGCTTGCTAAGAATACATTTCTGGATCATGAAAAGACACTGATGCGGAAGACAAAGGAAGTTCTTATTGCGGTTAATCTCGAGCGCAGGTATTCAAAGGATGACATCCTGGAGATGTACTTGAACCGGATTTACTTTGGTCAGGGTGCGCACGGCATTGAAGCGGCTAGCCGGCTTTATTTTGACAAGTCAGTGGGGGATTTGAACGCAGCCGAAGGGGCTCTTCTTGCGGCGCTTCCAAAGGGACCGAATGCCTACTCACCAATTGAAAACCCGGAACGCAGTAAGAACAGGCGAGATCTTGTCCTTAGTCTGATGGAGCGACAGGGCTACCTCACTGCCGACGAAGCAGTGCGGCTTCAGGGGACGGCAATGCCAACAGCTATGCATAATATTACGGACGATCCAGCCTATCTCACCTATGTGGATCTCGTTCTTGAAGAAGCAGAAGAACGCTATGGTCTTACAAGAGAAGAGGTCCTCCAGGGAGGTTACACGATCGAAGTGCCTATGAATCAGGAACTCCAGCAAATCTCTTATCACAAATTTCAGGATCCCGGTTCTTTTCCGGAAGATGGAACGGAACGTCAGGTGGAAGGAGCCATGGCCATTCTGGATAACAGAACGGGTGGGGCTGCTGCGGTCCAGGGCGGCAGGGATTACGTAAGACAGAGCTTTAACCGCGTGACGGCCAAGCGTCAGCCGGGCTCTGCGTTTAAACCGCCGGCTGTATACGCTCCGGCTCTTGAAACCGGGAACTACCATCCCTTCAGTCTCCTTTCTGACGAAGAAGGAGCAGACTTTAATGGGTACGCCGTTCGAAACGTGAGCGGCATCTATGCAGGTGAAATGACGATGTACGATGCTATGAAGGATTCGGCAAATGTACCTGCGGTGGCGTTGCTTGAAGAGATTGGCATTTTAAGGTCAAAGGCTTATTTGAATGAACAGCAGCTGGACCTTGAAGAAAATGGTCTTGCGATTGCCCTTGGCGGTCTGGATTATGGTGTAAGTGCGCTGGAACTCGCCTCACTCTATATACCGTTTGCTGCAGGCGGAGATTACACTGAGCCGTTCTTTATCACACAAATTACTGACCGGTCAGGTGAGGAGATGGCCGGAAGAGAGACGGTCCGTAACAAAGTGCTATCTGAACAGAGCGCCTGGAGCATGACACGGATGCTTGAAGCCGCTGTAGATGACGGGACTGCCCAGGCAGGTTATTATGCAGGCGGTCTTGCCGGGAAAACCGGAACCACTTCCTTTGAAGGGGTTTCAGGAGGTGTAAGAGATCTCTGGTTTGCCGGGTATACCCCTGAATACACAGGGGCAGTCTGGATGGGATTTGACCGGACGGATGAAGAGCACTACCTGAGTGATACCAGTGCGGTGCCGACAGCTCTCTTTAAATCGGTCCTTCAGGAAGCCTCTGAATCAGGGGTTACGGATGCCCTGGCATTTGAAAAACCTGAAGGGGTGGATGAGGTGGACGAGCCGATTCGGTTTGTTGATATTGGTGATCTGGAGGCTGAACTGACCGTTAGCTGGACCGGTACACATATTGAACTGAACTGGACAAAAAGTGAAGACGAGCGTCTCCATTACAATATTTATGAAGTGGACGGCAGCACTCTCCGTGAAATTGGAACCGTGCAGGGGGAGAACACGTTTACTGTAAAACGAGTCAATCCGTTTTCGAATCACGAATTTGTTGTTGTCCCCTACAGTCCCCAGACAGATCGTGAAGGTCCGGAGTCAAACCGCACACAGGCGAACTGGCGCCTCTTTTCCCAGGAGGCGTCCTGA
- a CDS encoding MFS transporter, whose protein sequence is MGTLSRTKQKLALFVLLFLIFTSIHMQFPVLTPLAVGLGATGFMVGIMLGATSFVNLAGNLIAGVVIDRTGPRNYIIVPIGFLAASLGLHFFVSDVSHLFILRLLNGFLLAFLTPACMTLLSTFAENRREQSKNMAVNTLMVTLAMAVAPLAGGKIGEWFGASWTFAAVSAVMAAAFILARQTVQSNLVIRSYRHEPSYQSLITIRSMPIFITAFGIMYAQGTLMFELPFLSVETDFSKGDVGMMVSMIGVGTLLSLALFFVHWISPFIRLFTGIVMMCASFGWILFFSGGIPPSGALLLFGAATGIVFPAMMTMLTDRIGEEARGRGFALLSAVFSLGTITSPFISGWVRDLLSPYFISWIVLMCVLMLMGMMDQKKEQQALLRAQS, encoded by the coding sequence GTGGGTACTTTATCACGAACCAAACAAAAGCTGGCGCTGTTTGTACTGCTGTTTCTAATCTTTACAAGCATACATATGCAGTTTCCGGTACTTACACCGCTTGCTGTAGGGCTCGGAGCAACCGGTTTTATGGTCGGTATTATGCTTGGGGCGACCTCATTTGTCAATCTGGCCGGAAATCTGATTGCCGGTGTGGTGATTGACCGGACAGGCCCAAGAAATTATATTATCGTACCAATTGGGTTTCTGGCAGCATCTCTTGGTCTTCACTTTTTCGTAAGTGATGTTTCCCACCTCTTTATTCTCCGACTGCTTAACGGTTTTCTGCTTGCCTTTTTGACGCCTGCATGCATGACGCTGCTCTCGACATTCGCCGAGAACCGCCGGGAGCAAAGCAAAAATATGGCGGTTAATACCCTGATGGTGACTCTGGCAATGGCCGTTGCTCCTCTGGCCGGCGGAAAGATCGGGGAGTGGTTTGGTGCTTCATGGACGTTTGCTGCAGTGTCAGCAGTTATGGCAGCTGCGTTTATCCTGGCCAGACAGACTGTGCAGTCCAATCTGGTAATCCGGTCTTACCGGCATGAACCGAGCTACCAGTCACTGATTACCATCCGTTCAATGCCAATCTTTATTACCGCATTCGGGATCATGTACGCCCAGGGCACCCTGATGTTCGAGCTGCCGTTTTTATCAGTCGAAACGGATTTCTCGAAAGGGGATGTGGGCATGATGGTGAGTATGATCGGAGTGGGCACACTTCTTTCCCTCGCCCTGTTCTTTGTGCACTGGATCAGTCCGTTTATCCGGCTTTTTACCGGGATTGTGATGATGTGCGCCAGCTTCGGGTGGATATTATTTTTCTCCGGAGGCATCCCGCCTTCGGGAGCGCTGCTTCTGTTCGGAGCGGCGACAGGCATTGTCTTTCCGGCAATGATGACGATGCTGACCGACCGGATCGGGGAGGAGGCAAGAGGCAGGGGGTTTGCCCTTCTGTCTGCTGTGTTTTCCCTCGGAACGATTACAAGTCCGTTTATTTCAGGCTGGGTGCGGGATCTTTTATCACCATACTTTATAAGCTGGATCGTGCTGATGTGTGTACTTATGCTGATGGGCATGATGGACCAGAAAAAAGAACAGCAGGCTCTTCTTCGGGCCCAATCGTAA
- a CDS encoding GerAB/ArcD/ProY family transporter: protein MKEQSSSNYTMSPFELSVTHISFTIGAGILTVPRALVYVLESSFGWISVLACGIIVALYVWFMFLLQERLGKESLFDYLKRVRHLKWAGKLFSVLFFLYFLAFFCVEGRILANIVHIYLLDKTPPEVVFLMMVFATTYACSKGVEGIVHISLMYFPFVLLVLGIVVVMNIGNFEMNELRPFVAGDVLASLNIVRMFYFFLGFEIFFFLQKYVNPIDQTGKKQKKYKPLRTYLIGAAGIVFLYAIIVIFSYGVLTVEATRIMPFPTIELSKEVEVLEGLIERLEPLVIAMWIMTIFNTMAILQFISADIFHAQWIPKRNANVVAFFFGLLSFLLAFYPESLPETLYSASWIGYGGWGVVTLFLIFGFAAVRKSKKSTKNPPAQKPGVM, encoded by the coding sequence ATGAAAGAGCAGTCGTCCAGTAACTATACGATGTCGCCGTTTGAACTCTCAGTCACTCATATTTCGTTTACGATCGGGGCCGGAATCCTTACTGTCCCAAGGGCGCTTGTATATGTGCTGGAAAGCTCTTTCGGCTGGATTTCCGTTCTTGCATGCGGCATCATCGTTGCCCTCTATGTATGGTTTATGTTTTTGCTGCAGGAAAGGCTTGGAAAAGAAAGTCTGTTTGATTACCTTAAGCGAGTACGTCATTTAAAGTGGGCGGGAAAACTCTTTTCTGTTTTGTTTTTTCTCTACTTTCTTGCTTTTTTCTGCGTTGAAGGACGGATTCTTGCGAATATCGTTCACATTTACCTTCTCGATAAGACACCCCCGGAAGTTGTCTTTCTCATGATGGTCTTTGCTACGACCTATGCCTGCAGTAAAGGGGTGGAAGGCATAGTTCATATCAGTCTGATGTATTTTCCGTTTGTTCTTCTGGTGCTTGGGATCGTGGTTGTTATGAATATCGGGAACTTCGAAATGAATGAACTCCGGCCCTTTGTTGCCGGGGATGTGCTGGCATCCCTGAACATTGTAAGGATGTTCTATTTTTTCCTCGGCTTCGAGATATTCTTCTTTCTGCAGAAGTACGTGAATCCGATTGATCAGACAGGAAAGAAGCAGAAAAAGTACAAGCCACTGCGCACCTATTTGATCGGTGCTGCCGGCATCGTCTTCCTGTACGCCATTATCGTTATTTTCTCCTATGGTGTCCTGACGGTGGAGGCTACGAGAATTATGCCGTTTCCAACGATTGAGCTGTCCAAGGAAGTGGAAGTGCTGGAAGGGCTTATTGAACGCCTGGAGCCGCTGGTGATAGCGATGTGGATTATGACGATCTTTAATACAATGGCGATTCTTCAGTTTATTTCGGCAGACATCTTTCACGCCCAGTGGATTCCTAAGCGAAATGCCAATGTGGTGGCCTTCTTTTTCGGACTTCTGTCATTTCTATTGGCCTTTTATCCGGAATCACTGCCAGAAACGCTCTACTCCGCTTCCTGGATTGGCTATGGCGGGTGGGGCGTTGTAACGCTGTTTCTCATTTTCGGGTTTGCTGCTGTCAGAAAATCGAAGAAGTCCACGAAGAACCCCCCTGCTCAAAAACCGGGGGTGATGTAA